A single genomic interval of Rhinatrema bivittatum chromosome 12, aRhiBiv1.1, whole genome shotgun sequence harbors:
- the NEUROD2 gene encoding LOW QUALITY PROTEIN: neurogenic differentiation factor 2 (The sequence of the model RefSeq protein was modified relative to this genomic sequence to represent the inferred CDS: inserted 1 base in 1 codon; deleted 9 bases in 6 codons), whose product MLTRLFSEPSLIPEVQKIRQLADECEDEEEEERGGGTRRRSCCSDKEEERKGSLREGQTEGSLSESKEXGDLGGEEEEEERRRKGMEEAGGERPKKRGPKKRKMTKARLERSKIRRQKANARERNRMHDLNSALDNLAQSGSLLLPRLRKLSKIETLRLAKNYIWALSEILRSGQEPTWVAYVQTLCKGLSQPTTNLVAGCLQLNSRNFLTEQGQEAGRYHGPNSSFAMHPYTFQCSRLSGAQCQSSTMGSSHTLRTHAYCTTYDSLYGTPRPDYTSSSSEYDGPLSPPLCLNGNFSLKQDSSPDHEKNYHYSMHYSALPSSRPSGHNLVCWIWYAQRKSMLRTFLSYDVHLHHDRAPMYEELKRVFHIFNPVAEMTAHFQDHGEQQRSAAGQNVEGLAEPEATAVTPHPRELSALASAIAALSCQQSSPETPLGVQGAVAMLLFRPTRPLF is encoded by the exons ATGCTGACCAGACTCTTCAGCGAGCCCAGCCTCATCCCCGAAGTTCAAAAAATTCGCCAACTGGCAGATGAATGCgaggacgaggaggaggaggaacgaGGAGGAGGAACGAGGAGGAGGAGTTGCTGCAGCgacaaggaggaggagaggaaaggctCCCTGCGGGAGGGCCAGACAGAGGGCTCTCTGAGCGAAAGCAAGG GAGGAGacctgggaggagaggaggaggaggaagagaggaggaggaaggggatggaAGAAGCCGGAGGGGAGAGA CCCAAGAAGCGAGGTCCGAAAAAGAGGAAGATGACGAAAGCCAGGCTGGAGCGCTCCAAGATCCGGCGCCAGAAGGCGAACGCCAGGGAGAGGAACCGGATGCACGAC TTGAACTCGGCTCTCGACAATCTTGCGCAAAGTGGTTCCTTGTTACTTCCAAGACTCAGAAAACTCTCCAAAATCGAGACCCTGAGGTTGGCCAAGAATTACATCTGGGCTCTCTCGGAGATCCTGCGCTCCGGCCAAGAG CCGACCTGGGTGGCCTACGTGCAGACGCTCTGCAAAGGTCTCTCCCAGCCCACCACCAACCTGGTGGCCGGCTGCCTGCAGCTCAACTCCAGGAACTTCCTCACCGAGCAAGGCCAGGAGGCCGGCAGATACCACGGGCCCAACTCCTCCTTCGCCATGCACCCCTACACGTTCCAGTGCTCGCGGCTGTCCGGGGCGCAGTGCCAGTCCAGCACCATGGGCAGCTCCCAC ACCCTGCGGACGCACGCCTACTGCACCACCTACGACTCCCTGTAC GGAACGCCTCGCCCAGACTACACCAGCTCCAGCTCCGAGTACGACGGCCCCCTCAGCCCCCCGCTCTGCCTTAATGGCAACTTTTCCCTCAAGCAGGACTCGTCC CCCGACCACGAAAAGAACTACCACTACTCTATGCATTACTCAGCTCTGCCCAGCTCTCGGCCCTCCGGGCATAACTTGGTGTGTTGGATCTGGTATGCGCAGCGGAAGTCCATGCTGAGAACATTTTTATCTTACGATGTGCACCTCCACCACGACAGAGCACCAATGTACGAAGAGCTCAAACGCGTTTTCCATATATTCAACCCT GTTGCGGAGATGACTGCTCACTTTCAGGACCACGGAGAGCAGCAGCGCTCAGCTGCCGGGCAAAACGTGGAAGGGCTCGCAGAGCCCGAAGCAACCGCAGTGACTCCGCATCCCCGGGAGCTGTCAGCGCTCGCATCTGCCATCGCAGCTCTTTCTTGCCAACAGAGCAGCCCCGAGACACCCCTGGGTGTGCAGGGG